Proteins encoded by one window of Hyphomicrobium nitrativorans NL23:
- a CDS encoding GNAT family N-acetyltransferase, translating into MKPAYPLRPFLIPDTAGLQDLFAQSIEELTADDYNEDQRLAWVSTAADAEAFAERLAGMVTLLIQVDGEYAGFGSLKDNKTLEMLYVHPYYAGQGIGTALADALERIAAGRGATEIAVDASDTAVPFFEARGYAGTQRNMMPLDDQWLPNTTMKKPLGKKQDDA; encoded by the coding sequence ATGAAACCGGCCTATCCGCTGCGTCCGTTTCTCATCCCCGATACGGCAGGGCTACAAGACCTGTTCGCCCAGTCGATCGAGGAACTGACGGCCGACGACTACAACGAGGACCAGCGCCTCGCGTGGGTCTCGACCGCAGCCGACGCGGAAGCCTTTGCCGAGCGTCTCGCAGGCATGGTCACGCTCCTGATCCAGGTGGACGGAGAGTATGCGGGCTTCGGGTCTCTCAAGGACAACAAGACGCTGGAGATGCTCTACGTGCATCCCTACTACGCGGGCCAGGGTATCGGCACCGCACTCGCGGACGCGCTCGAACGCATCGCGGCAGGGCGCGGCGCAACCGAGATCGCGGTCGACGCGAGCGACACCGCCGTACCCTTCTTCGAGGCGCGCGGCTACGCGGGCACCCAACGCAACATGATGCCCCTCGACGACCAATGGCTTCCCAACACCACGATGAAGAAGCCGCTCGGCAAAAAGCAGGACGACGCCTGA
- the cysS gene encoding cysteine--tRNA ligase, which yields MSLTLYNTLTRRKETFEPLDAENVRMYVCGPTVYDYAHIGNARPVIVFDVLFRLLRHTYGAGHVTYVRNITDVDDKINARAATEFPDLPLNEAIRRVTEATEKQFHDDIAALGVLPPTVEPRATEHIEEMRRLIDALVANGHAYVAEDHVLFDVASMPDYGRLSNRSLEEMEAGARVEVAPYKKGAMDFVLWKPSKPGEPSWPSPAGIATPGRPGWHIECSAMSERHLGPVFDIHGGGIDLVFPHHENEIAQSRCAHGTPAMAKVWMHNGFLQVEGEKMSKSLGNFITINELLATKKFGANQWHGRVVRLAMLGTHYRQPIDWTADRLLQARATLLDFADLLTGVKAADAPSADVVAALSDDLNTPSALSIIHGLAKSARRNPETAAELKATLEFLGVYGGETRDELNVGVEAVAVDEAKVDELVTARLAARRAKDFKESDRLRDELAAMGVAVKDAKDPATGDIVTTWEIAR from the coding sequence GTGTCTCTGACGCTCTATAATACGCTGACGCGCCGCAAGGAGACATTCGAGCCCTTGGATGCCGAAAACGTGCGCATGTACGTCTGCGGCCCCACGGTCTACGACTACGCCCACATCGGCAACGCGCGCCCCGTGATCGTCTTCGACGTGCTGTTCCGGCTCCTGCGCCACACCTACGGCGCGGGCCACGTCACCTATGTCCGCAACATCACGGACGTGGACGACAAGATCAACGCGCGCGCGGCAACGGAATTCCCGGACCTTCCGCTGAACGAGGCCATCCGCCGCGTCACCGAAGCGACCGAAAAGCAATTCCACGACGACATCGCCGCCCTCGGCGTTCTTCCGCCCACCGTCGAGCCGCGCGCCACCGAGCACATCGAGGAGATGCGCCGCCTCATCGACGCCCTCGTCGCCAACGGTCACGCCTACGTCGCCGAAGATCATGTCCTCTTCGACGTCGCCTCGATGCCCGATTACGGCCGCCTCTCCAACCGCTCGCTCGAAGAGATGGAGGCAGGCGCCCGCGTCGAGGTCGCGCCTTACAAGAAAGGCGCGATGGACTTCGTGCTCTGGAAGCCGTCGAAACCGGGCGAACCGTCATGGCCCTCGCCCGCTGGCATCGCCACACCCGGCCGCCCCGGCTGGCACATCGAATGCTCGGCCATGTCGGAGCGCCACCTCGGCCCCGTCTTCGACATTCACGGCGGCGGCATCGACCTGGTGTTCCCCCACCACGAAAACGAGATCGCGCAATCGCGCTGCGCCCACGGCACGCCCGCGATGGCGAAGGTGTGGATGCACAACGGCTTCCTGCAGGTGGAAGGCGAGAAGATGTCGAAGTCGCTCGGCAACTTCATCACCATCAACGAATTGCTCGCCACGAAGAAGTTCGGCGCCAACCAATGGCACGGCCGCGTCGTCCGCCTCGCCATGCTCGGCACGCATTACCGCCAGCCCATCGACTGGACGGCCGACCGCCTGCTCCAGGCCCGCGCGACGCTGCTCGACTTCGCCGATCTTCTCACGGGCGTTAAAGCGGCCGATGCACCGAGCGCCGACGTCGTCGCCGCGCTTTCGGACGACCTCAACACGCCGAGCGCCCTTTCGATCATCCACGGCCTCGCCAAGTCCGCCCGCCGCAATCCCGAGACAGCCGCCGAACTCAAAGCGACGCTCGAATTCCTCGGCGTCTACGGCGGCGAAACGCGCGACGAATTGAACGTCGGCGTCGAAGCCGTCGCCGTCGACGAAGCGAAAGTGGACGAACTCGTCACCGCCCGCCTCGCCGCCCGCCGCGCGAAGGACTTCAAGGAAAGCGACCGGCTGCGCGACGAACTGGCCGCCATGGGCGTGGCCGTAAAAGACGCCAAAGACCCCGCGACAGGCGACATCGTCACCACCTGGGAGATCGCACGATGA
- a CDS encoding DUF2865 domain-containing protein, whose product MDTSVSKAGKNAVLGFVVAAALATGFAVPALAQGWWPWSGGGEQQERPPPTPREPVYNDPYTDPYNEPPPPSHGAQPGRSPICLDLERRLVQEGQRGSANVVPQLEAELRDVERSYRTQRQQLERSDCYEYFLFSKTLRRTRKCIDLSNQVEAGRRRMDEIESRLHQLQASSGRSYQDEIVRELARNNCGATYQQQARRQDSGSFGFWEDQESSGTAGRSGFGSLPYATYRTVCVRLCDGYYFPVSFSTLPNHFQRDEDVCQSRCASPAALYYHQNPGAGMEQAVAASTNEAYSQLKTAFRYRKEYVKGCSCKVAEYQPPEGTLPPHGAAAGAAGGWATEGAPAGVDPGQPAFGGGQEELPWSTTTQ is encoded by the coding sequence ATGGATACGTCTGTGTCCAAAGCCGGCAAGAATGCCGTGCTCGGTTTTGTGGTTGCGGCTGCTCTGGCGACCGGATTTGCTGTGCCCGCGCTCGCGCAGGGCTGGTGGCCGTGGAGCGGCGGGGGCGAGCAGCAAGAGCGACCGCCGCCGACGCCGCGCGAGCCGGTCTACAACGATCCCTACACCGATCCTTATAACGAGCCGCCGCCGCCCTCTCATGGGGCGCAGCCGGGGCGAAGCCCGATCTGCCTGGATCTGGAGCGGCGGCTCGTGCAGGAAGGCCAGCGCGGCAGCGCCAACGTCGTACCCCAGCTTGAGGCCGAGCTTCGCGACGTGGAGCGGAGCTATCGCACGCAACGCCAGCAGCTCGAACGCAGCGACTGCTACGAGTATTTCCTGTTCTCGAAAACGCTCAGGCGGACACGCAAGTGCATCGACCTTTCCAATCAGGTGGAGGCGGGGCGCCGGCGGATGGACGAAATCGAATCGCGCCTGCATCAGCTTCAGGCGTCGTCGGGCCGCTCGTATCAGGACGAGATCGTCCGCGAGCTTGCTCGCAACAATTGCGGGGCCACCTACCAGCAGCAGGCGCGGCGGCAGGACAGCGGGTCGTTCGGCTTCTGGGAAGACCAGGAAAGCAGCGGCACCGCGGGCCGGTCGGGTTTCGGCTCCTTGCCGTATGCCACCTACCGGACGGTGTGCGTCCGCCTTTGCGACGGCTACTATTTCCCGGTGAGCTTCTCGACGTTGCCGAACCACTTCCAGCGCGACGAGGACGTGTGCCAGTCGCGGTGCGCGTCGCCGGCGGCGCTCTACTATCACCAGAACCCCGGCGCGGGCATGGAGCAGGCCGTGGCGGCCAGCACCAACGAGGCCTATTCGCAGCTCAAGACGGCTTTCCGCTACCGCAAGGAGTATGTGAAGGGCTGTTCCTGCAAGGTGGCGGAATACCAGCCTCCGGAGGGTACGCTTCCTCCGCATGGAGCCGCAGCGGGTGCGGCGGGCGGTTGGGCGACCGAAGGCGCGCCGGCAGGCGTCGATCCGGGCCAGCCGGCCTTCGGCGGCGGACAGGAAGAGCTGCCCTGGTCGACGACGACGCAGTAG
- the gltX gene encoding glutamate--tRNA ligase: MNPTVRFAPSPTGTLHIGNIRTAVLNALLARKDGGTFMLRLDDTDRERSTEEFAEAIRTDLRWLGLDWEREERQSDRLGRYAEVAETLKASGHLYACYETEAELDLKRKRLRARGLPPIYDRTGLRLSDEDRAKLEAEGRRPHWRFRLPNSGPESGLSPLPTVVSWNDMIRGDQTVDLGSLSDPVLIREDGSPLYTFTSVVDDIDFSVTHIVRGEDHVTNSGVQIAIFEALGAEPPAFGHHGLLISADGTALSKRTGSLSIGSFRDAGLEPMAVLSYAALIGTSDAIEPHGAIEDLAALFDLGKVSTTPARFDAAELRNLNAKLLHKTTFDAVADRLAAFGVGGSAEFWEAVRGNVAVLEDARDWWQVATSDIDPVIENKDLTDTAATLLPSEPWDGDTWKTLTAAVSSATGLKGRALFHPLRLALTGRDAGPELKALLPFIGRTRAEARLKGLIG, encoded by the coding sequence ATGAACCCCACCGTCCGCTTCGCGCCGAGCCCCACCGGCACGCTCCATATCGGCAACATCCGCACCGCGGTGTTGAACGCGCTCCTCGCCCGCAAGGACGGGGGCACGTTCATGCTCCGCCTCGACGATACGGATCGCGAGCGCTCCACCGAGGAATTCGCGGAGGCCATCCGCACGGACCTCCGCTGGCTCGGCCTCGACTGGGAGCGCGAGGAGCGCCAGTCCGACCGCCTCGGCCGCTACGCTGAAGTTGCAGAGACCCTCAAAGCCAGCGGCCATCTCTATGCCTGCTACGAGACGGAAGCCGAACTCGACCTCAAGCGGAAACGTCTGCGCGCCCGCGGCCTGCCGCCGATCTACGACCGCACGGGCTTGCGCCTTTCCGACGAGGACCGCGCGAAACTCGAAGCCGAAGGCCGCCGGCCGCACTGGCGCTTCCGCCTCCCCAATTCCGGCCCGGAAAGCGGCCTCAGCCCCCTCCCCACCGTCGTCTCCTGGAACGACATGATCCGTGGCGACCAGACGGTGGATCTGGGTTCGCTCTCCGATCCCGTCCTGATCCGCGAGGATGGCTCGCCGCTCTACACGTTCACGAGCGTCGTCGACGACATCGACTTCTCGGTCACGCACATCGTGCGCGGCGAGGACCACGTCACCAACTCCGGCGTGCAGATTGCGATCTTCGAAGCCCTCGGCGCGGAGCCGCCCGCGTTCGGCCACCACGGCCTCCTGATCAGCGCCGACGGCACCGCCCTCTCGAAGCGCACCGGCTCGCTCTCGATCGGCTCGTTCCGCGACGCAGGGCTCGAACCGATGGCCGTCCTGAGCTACGCCGCGCTGATCGGCACCTCCGACGCCATCGAGCCACACGGCGCCATAGAAGACCTCGCCGCCCTCTTCGATCTCGGCAAGGTCTCCACCACGCCCGCCCGCTTCGACGCGGCAGAACTCAGAAACCTGAACGCGAAGCTCCTCCACAAAACGACCTTCGACGCCGTAGCGGACCGCCTCGCTGCGTTCGGCGTCGGCGGCAGCGCCGAATTCTGGGAGGCCGTCCGCGGCAATGTCGCCGTACTGGAAGACGCACGCGACTGGTGGCAGGTCGCCACGAGCGACATCGACCCGGTGATCGAAAACAAGGATCTCACCGACACGGCCGCCACGCTGCTGCCATCCGAGCCGTGGGATGGCGACACCTGGAAGACCCTGACAGCCGCGGTTTCGAGCGCCACCGGCCTCAAGGGCCGCGCCCTCTTCCACCCGCTCCGCCTCGCCCTCACCGGCCGCGACGCAGGCCCGGAGTTGAAAGCCCTGCTGCCCTTCATCGGCCGCACGCGCGCCGAAGCCCGCCTAAAAGGTCTAATAGGTTAG